The DNA region CAGGGCCCGCTACGGAGCAGATGCTCGCGGCCGCCGAAGAACGGATGGGCATCTCCCTGCCTGGGGACCTGCGGACGTGGCTGTTGCAGAACAATCTGGATCTACCTGAGGAAGATGTCGACGACGAAGTGGCATGTTGCGGCTTCGACGGGTTCCCGGACGAGGGAAGCTTCTTTCTGGGTGTCCGGGCGATGGAGAAGCTCTACGCGAATCACCCCTTGTCCGGTGGGGGCGAATGGCGCGAGGAGTGGATCCCGTTTCAGTCGGACCGGGACGGCTGGATGGGACAGTTCATCGACGCGAGGGACGGACGTATCGGCAGATGGTTCGTGGGTGCGCCCACGGTCACCGGCGAGTACGAATCGATGGCCCAGTATTTCGACTCCGTAGCGGAGATGCTGACGAAGATCGCCGATGGAAGCTACCCGGTCTGTGGGGTCACCGAAGGTCGACTCGTCTGGTCGTGAGACGGTTCCCAACCGCATGGCTGCGGCGATGGCGGTCATGCGGTTGGGGCTGCAGCGGGCTCGGCGGAGGATCTGCCAGGACTTGAGTCGTGCGATGCTTCGTTCGACCGGTGCCCGTGCCGCTGACAGGGCGCGGTTGACTGTCCGTTGGGTCGTGGTGAGGTCCTGGCGAGGAGGCCGTCTGATGGGTGTGGTCACCCAGGGGCCGGCGCCGATGTAGGCGCGGTCGGCGAGGATCGGAACACCCTGGCGTTCGCAGATACGGATGATGCGGTGGGTGCGGGCGGCGGTGAGGTCGTGAGTGCGGCCGGGCAGCGCGGGTGAGATCCACAGCAGGTTGCCGGTGGGATCGGTCACCACTTGCACGTTCACGCCGTGGCGGCGGTGCTTCTGGGAGAAGTCGGCCCGGCTGTCGCCGACGCGGTCGCACTCGGCGAGGGTTCCGTCGAGCAGGACGTGGTCAGGGTCTGCTTCCCGCAGGACCCGCAGCAGTCCGGGCGCCTGGCGGGACAAGTGCTCGACGACGGCCTTAACGTAGGCGTGGGCGGTGCCGACGGATATCCCGAAGCCGACAGCGATCTGTGCGAGCGGGTCGTGCCGGCGCAGGTATACCAGGCCGACGAGAGCGCGCTGGTGAGGTGGGAGCTTGCAGCGTCGGTCACCCTCACGGGTGACGATGAGCATGGATACCCACTCGACCAGAGCATGAGGCAGGTCGAGTGCGGCAGGGTAGGGAACCAACAGGGCTCCTGTGCCGATGGGTTGAGACTTCGAACACCTCCCTCAACGGCCCGGGAGCCTTGTGCGTTGCGGTCCTCATCCTGACTCGTCCTGGGTCACTCGATCAGTGGCCGCTCTGAAAGAGCTCAGTGGGTCGGGGCGACCGAAGGCGGACTACAGGGTCATGTTTAGGCGTCAACGACCCCCCGTGTGTTGCCGAGTGGCCAACTGCACGGTCCGGGGAGACGATGAACGTGAGACGCAGCGATGAGTCTGCGTGGGTCGGATCGGGCGCCCATGATCGGTTGGGACAGCAGTGGCCGGTGGCTGTACTGGGTTCGACCAGCACCCAGGATGGCGTAACGGCGCTCCACACTGACGGGAAGATCGTCGTTCTTCCGCATGGTGGGCTGTATACGAGGCCCAGTGCCCTCGGAGTCGGGACGGCTCGCCGCTGCGGGGGAACACGCTGTACCAGGCGTTCGTGCGGGCGCGGAATGCAGCCGGAGCACCGGCACGACATGGGGCGGGATCGCGATCAGACGTTCAAGGACGGCGAGGAAGTCGTCACCTTGCAGGAGACGCGGTTCCGCCAGCAAGGCGAGCTGATGTGTGTGGAGACCACTACACAGGGCCTGTACTGGATACGCGACGAAACGGCAGCGTCCAGCGGCGGGCGCCCGTCGTTCTAAAGTTGGCACCACGGAGGGTGAACAATGATTCCGATACCTCGACCGACCGATCCCAGCCCGGTGCTATATGTGTCCAACAAGAGCTACGGCCTCGACGACAGTGGTAGGTACTGGCTACGCGGCAATGACCATGCAAGGATAGTACTTAAGGGTATCAACATCCCGCTCGTCGATGACTGGGATTTTCCCGCTAGTCGCCCCTACGGTAAACTGGAGGAGTTGGCGAAGACGGGCGCAAATTGCGTCAGGATTCAGTGGTATGCGCAATATCCTGCCGCGTCGCGTCCCCCGTACGCCACGGCCGACCTAGACCGCGTGCTTGAGAAGTGCCGGACCAGCCGCCTTGTGCCCATCGTGGAGTTGCACGACTGCACGTGCAAAGAGGACCCCGAGCTTGTCAACAGTGAGCTGATGAGCTGGTGGACTCGGCCGGACGTGCTTGGGATGTTGAAGAGACATGAGCGATATGTCATTATCAACCTCGCCAACGAGTTGGGCTGGTACCGATGGCAAAATTGGTCACCTGCAGCCCTGGATAAGTTCAAAGTTGCGTACAAGAAGGCGATCACCAGCATTCGCAGCAAAGGGCTTCGAATGCCGATCATGATCGACGCACCGGACTGCGGCTCATCGGTCAACGCTTTTTTGAGCGCCGGCCAGGAGTTGATCGATCACGACCCGCTGCACAGCATCCTGCTCAGTGCACATGCCTACTGGGGCGATGACTACGACGGGTCCGCCGATGTGAATCTGGCGATTAGGGCGAAACTTCCCATCGTTCTCGGCGAGATCGCCAACAAGCAATTTGCGAACGACAACGAGTGCTTCTACGGGCTAGACGGAACA from Streptomyces sp. B1I3 includes:
- a CDS encoding SMI1/KNR4 family protein; this encodes MSLLRQHAPADYADLPGPATEQMLAAAEERMGISLPGDLRTWLLQNNLDLPEEDVDDEVACCGFDGFPDEGSFFLGVRAMEKLYANHPLSGGGEWREEWIPFQSDRDGWMGQFIDARDGRIGRWFVGAPTVTGEYESMAQYFDSVAEMLTKIADGSYPVCGVTEGRLVWS
- a CDS encoding cellulase family glycosylhydrolase, whose amino-acid sequence is MSNKSYGLDDSGRYWLRGNDHARIVLKGINIPLVDDWDFPASRPYGKLEELAKTGANCVRIQWYAQYPAASRPPYATADLDRVLEKCRTSRLVPIVELHDCTCKEDPELVNSELMSWWTRPDVLGMLKRHERYVIINLANELGWYRWQNWSPAALDKFKVAYKKAITSIRSKGLRMPIMIDAPDCGSSVNAFLSAGQELIDHDPLHSILLSAHAYWGDDYDGSADVNLAIRAKLPIVLGEIANKQFANDNECFYGLDGTNLDNPPRTEFRYQNLLITLTQWEVGWLAWAWYKDNCEHRRMTPDGNYTGALDGSPTGLTPYGSDILHQGTYGLRLGYFGPQKLDTLPGAPPV